DNA sequence from the Myxococcales bacterium genome:
TTCGGCAAGCAGCTGGTCAAGGTGGCCGGCTGAGCGCAGAGAGTTTGAGGTCCGTTGCCGCGCGCTCGATCAGGGGGACTCGAAACGAGCCTGTAGGCGGCGCATCCCCCGGAGCCAACGATCGTAGTCCGCGACCTTGCGCTGCATGTACTCTGCAACGTTCGGATGGGGCAAGATCAGGAAGCGCTCCTCGCTGAGCCCCTCGACGACGCAATCCGCAACCGCCTCGGGCTCGAGCATTCCATCGACGCCCGCAACGCCGCCCCCCTCGACACCGGCGGTCATTGCGGTGCGCACCGCCTGCGGACAGAGTACCGATACTTTGATACCCCGGTCGCCGTAGGTGACGGCGAGCCACTCCGCCAGGCCGACGGCCGCGTGCTTGGTCACGGCGTACGGTGCCGAACCGATTTGTGTGAGCAACCCGGCCGCGGAGGCGCTGTTGAGCAAGTATCCCTCGCCCCGCTCGAGCATCGAAGGCAGCACGGCCCGCGCGGCATAGACGTGGGCCATCACGTTGACTTCCCAGATCTGCTGCCACTGCTCGTTGGGGACTTCGACATCCCCAGGCAGGAAAATGCCGGCGTTCGAACAGAAGAGATCGACGGCGCCGTATTCCTGCTCGGCGTGCTCGACCAGCGAACGCAGCGAAGATTCGTCGCTGACGTCGACCGCAACCGCGAATCCCCCGATCTCGGCCGCCACTTCGGCCGCCCCATCGGCGTCGAGATCCGCCACGACCACCCGCGCACCTTCCGCAGCAAACTTTCGCACCAGGGCTCGTCCGATGCCGGCCGCCCCTCCCGTAACCACTGCGTGCTTGGATGCGAG
Encoded proteins:
- a CDS encoding SDR family oxidoreductase, translating into MKLASKHAVVTGGAAGIGRALVRKFAAEGARVVVADLDADGAAEVAAEIGGFAVAVDVSDESSLRSLVEHAEQEYGAVDLFCSNAGIFLPGDVEVPNEQWQQIWEVNVMAHVYAARAVLPSMLERGEGYLLNSASAAGLLTQIGSAPYAVTKHAAVGLAEWLAVTYGDRGIKVSVLCPQAVRTAMTAGVEGGGVAGVDGMLEPEAVADCVVEGLSEERFLILPHPNVAEYMQRKVADYDRWLRGMRRLQARFESP